The Microbacterium sp. SORGH_AS_0862 genome has a segment encoding these proteins:
- a CDS encoding XRE family transcriptional regulator produces the protein MALDLAALSGRIARARTEAGLTQAELANGAGLDRTAIAKIETGARGVSALELARIATTVGQRIEWLLTDGPESVVAYRVRRDASSSLAEINRELERLARDVEFLAEQVDSLTLAQRDPWEVPRSLAEADELAARARHALNIQPNAPVLRLTETLSPLGLLVFVSDLGPNAADGGTVLLASGGVSLVNGASQLGRRRLTAAHELAHFLVADDFTVDWRISEGAESDRTEALFDRFARSFLLPSSALTEYWASVSDEGPRAAAVRTASKFQVDMATLATRLTESGILPREDAHRVRGVQTTKADILEYELFVPYELERQILPSVYERAVLSLYRGERISAERALELLRGKYEGDDLPPLATPNESELWSILN, from the coding sequence ATGGCACTCGATCTTGCCGCCCTGAGCGGTCGCATTGCCCGCGCGCGCACCGAAGCAGGACTCACCCAGGCTGAGCTAGCCAATGGCGCTGGCCTCGATCGAACGGCAATCGCGAAGATCGAGACCGGCGCGCGCGGTGTCTCCGCCCTTGAACTAGCTCGGATCGCGACCACGGTTGGCCAAAGGATCGAGTGGCTGCTCACCGACGGACCGGAGTCCGTAGTGGCCTACAGAGTTCGGCGGGATGCCAGTTCTTCGCTCGCTGAAATCAACCGCGAGTTGGAAAGGCTTGCACGTGATGTCGAGTTCCTGGCCGAACAAGTCGACTCCTTGACACTTGCCCAGCGCGATCCCTGGGAAGTCCCTCGGTCTCTTGCTGAAGCTGACGAATTGGCCGCGCGTGCCCGACACGCACTTAATATCCAACCAAATGCTCCGGTCCTACGGCTGACAGAAACCTTGTCACCGCTCGGACTTCTCGTCTTCGTGTCGGATCTTGGCCCAAATGCTGCCGATGGCGGCACTGTGCTACTGGCGAGCGGTGGCGTATCGCTTGTCAATGGGGCGAGTCAGTTGGGTCGACGTCGCCTAACCGCGGCACATGAACTCGCGCACTTTCTAGTAGCTGACGACTTCACCGTCGACTGGCGAATTTCGGAAGGCGCCGAAAGCGATCGAACAGAAGCCCTGTTCGATCGCTTTGCGCGCTCATTCCTACTCCCTTCAAGCGCGTTGACCGAGTATTGGGCATCCGTCTCCGACGAAGGGCCGCGCGCCGCGGCAGTCCGCACGGCCAGCAAGTTCCAAGTGGATATGGCGACACTCGCAACACGCCTGACAGAATCAGGCATCCTTCCTCGCGAGGACGCTCATCGAGTTCGCGGAGTACAAACAACTAAGGCCGACATTCTCGAATACGAACTGTTCGTGCCGTACGAACTGGAGAGACAAATTCTTCCAAGCGTGTACGAACGAGCAGTGCTCTCCCTCTATCGGGGGGAGCGCATTAGCGCCGAGCGGGCACTCGAGCTCTTGCGAGGGAAGTATGAAGGGGACGATTTGCCGCCACTCGCCACTCCGAACGAGAGTGAACTATGGTCGATCCTCAACTAG
- a CDS encoding nucleotide-binding protein — translation MVDPQLVDGDDTAPWIFDTGPLSHFAKAGWLGLLKLIAGNHPVIIPDVVYDEIFSGSARHPHLNLVLDATSTWITVRQITETEGLVAFANYSSLLVGADGVSNLGECGVLALAETLPGTAILDDRTARQAAMSQKVVHRGSVAIILDAILHHGLSREAAGAVADDILATAYRFPFESGRFISWAIEHGYLDYE, via the coding sequence ATGGTCGATCCTCAACTAGTCGACGGCGACGACACGGCACCTTGGATATTCGACACAGGCCCTCTTAGCCACTTCGCGAAAGCCGGATGGTTAGGTCTACTTAAGCTGATTGCAGGCAACCATCCGGTCATCATCCCTGACGTCGTCTATGATGAGATATTCTCAGGATCCGCCAGACACCCGCACCTTAATCTTGTACTCGACGCAACGTCAACGTGGATCACGGTGAGACAGATTACGGAGACCGAAGGTCTTGTCGCGTTTGCCAATTACAGTTCGCTTCTCGTCGGAGCAGATGGCGTGAGCAATCTCGGCGAGTGCGGGGTACTAGCGTTGGCCGAGACCTTGCCCGGAACTGCGATCCTCGACGACCGTACGGCAAGACAGGCCGCCATGTCGCAGAAGGTCGTCCACCGTGGAAGCGTGGCGATCATCTTGGATGCCATCCTTCATCACGGTCTGTCGCGTGAGGCGGCTGGAGCCGTGGCCGATGACATCCTCGCGACCGCCTATCGATTTCCGTTTGAGTCCGGCCGTTTCATTTCGTGGGCCATCGAGCACGGATATCTGGATTACGAGTGA